In Methanococcoides sp. LMO-2, a single window of DNA contains:
- a CDS encoding 50S ribosomal protein L21e, producing MPTSHGERACTRYKLKKTVRERGLSPVSKAIQEFDNGQMVHIDIDPSVQKGMPNAKFQGKTAKVMGQRGRGYLLQVRDGNSMKEVIALPQHLKPQKYN from the coding sequence ATGCCAACATCACACGGTGAAAGAGCCTGCACAAGGTACAAATTGAAGAAGACTGTTAGGGAAAGAGGACTCTCCCCTGTAAGCAAAGCGATCCAGGAATTCGATAACGGACAGATGGTCCACATCGACATCGATCCAAGCGTACAGAAAGGAATGCCAAACGCAAAGTTCCAGGGCAAGACCGCAAAGGTCATGGGACAGCGTGGAAGAGGATACCTCTTACAGGTCAGGGACGGAAACTCCATGAAGGAAGTTATCGCCCTCCCACAGCACCTTAAACCACAGAAATACAACTAA
- the rsmA gene encoding 16S rRNA (adenine(1518)-N(6)/adenine(1519)-N(6))-dimethyltransferase RsmA, translated as MVRKILQKYGIRGGCHDQHFLIDERILDSIVEEANITEDDVVLEIGGGIGNLTERLLEKAGKVIVIELDPQLVDVLHDRFPDNEKLEVIHSDVLKVDLPKFNKVVANLPYSISSPITFKLFEQDFELGILMYQYEFAQRMVAKANTEDYSRLSVNTHYFADASIIMKIAPSAFSPPPEVWSAVVKVVPRPAPFHVDEPEFFLNLVTAGFLQRRKKLRNAIIKGNHLLKVPNIKQIVDELPEELMSKRAENLEPQELADIANHICKMKNAM; from the coding sequence TTGGTAAGAAAGATCCTGCAAAAATATGGCATCCGGGGCGGGTGCCATGACCAACATTTTTTGATCGACGAACGAATTCTCGACTCCATTGTCGAAGAGGCCAATATCACCGAAGATGATGTTGTACTTGAGATCGGCGGCGGGATCGGCAATCTTACGGAAAGGCTTCTTGAAAAAGCAGGAAAGGTCATAGTCATAGAGCTCGACCCGCAGCTTGTGGATGTCCTTCATGACCGGTTTCCGGACAATGAAAAACTTGAGGTCATACACAGCGATGTCCTGAAGGTCGATCTCCCTAAGTTCAACAAAGTTGTTGCAAATCTTCCATATTCCATATCCTCACCGATCACTTTCAAGCTCTTTGAGCAGGACTTTGAACTGGGCATACTGATGTACCAATACGAGTTTGCACAGAGGATGGTAGCCAAAGCCAATACAGAAGACTACAGCAGGCTTTCTGTGAACACTCACTATTTTGCTGATGCATCCATCATTATGAAGATAGCACCATCCGCATTCTCGCCACCTCCCGAAGTGTGGTCCGCAGTCGTCAAGGTTGTCCCCCGTCCGGCACCATTCCATGTGGATGAGCCGGAGTTCTTCCTGAACCTTGTCACAGCCGGATTCCTCCAGAGAAGAAAAAAGCTCAGGAATGCGATCATCAAAGGCAACCATTTGCTGAAGGTACCAAACATCAAGCAGATCGTCGATGAACTGCCAGAGGAACTCATGAGCAAACGTGCCGAGAACCTTGAGCCGCAGGAACTGGCAGACATTGCAAACCACATCTGCAAAATGAAGAATGCGATGTAA
- a CDS encoding DUF655 domain-containing protein: protein MRKRGTPPEKEDYAWVLDYLPYGSTTDKRPSYQKKPLVQAIGDKHFVLMELVPKEGAAPEIQSRVYIGDGDRDVIDHVKHRIHYAELSHGAELEIPHVLEECVRHQEEKFVKFFNEAHPITTRLHMLELLPGIGKKLMWAIIDERKKGEFKSLKDLHDRVGGVHTPEKVIVNRILEELKDDNIKYRLFTAATHPSKK, encoded by the coding sequence ATGAGAAAGAGGGGAACACCACCTGAGAAAGAGGACTACGCATGGGTTCTTGACTACCTGCCATACGGCAGCACAACGGACAAACGTCCATCATACCAGAAGAAACCCCTGGTCCAGGCTATTGGTGACAAACACTTTGTACTTATGGAACTTGTTCCAAAAGAAGGAGCAGCTCCGGAGATACAGTCCCGCGTTTACATTGGTGACGGGGACCGCGATGTTATCGACCACGTAAAGCACAGGATACACTATGCGGAACTGAGCCATGGTGCAGAGCTTGAGATCCCTCATGTGCTTGAGGAATGTGTCAGGCATCAGGAAGAGAAGTTCGTCAAGTTCTTCAACGAAGCGCATCCGATAACAACAAGGCTGCACATGCTTGAGCTGCTTCCGGGTATCGGGAAGAAGCTAATGTGGGCAATAATCGACGAGCGTAAGAAAGGCGAGTTCAAGAGCCTGAAGGACCTTCACGACCGTGTCGGAGGTGTCCATACACCTGAGAAGGTAATTGTGAACCGCATACTTGAAGAGCTTAAGGATGACAACATCAAATACAGGCTCTTTACAGCAGCAACGCATCCGTCCAAAAAATAA
- a CDS encoding tRNA pseudouridine(54/55) synthase Pus10, which translates to MNILDTAKKIVQEGPICDHCMGRQFAKLSTGLTNDQRGSAIKLALAMEGDRLRKDEGDKEILEELSSSSVNARKSLRKEGEDEKCWVCLGLFEKLDDWAERAEIALKNYEYSTFLVGTKMSGLLSENEEILWTESEATHAEQFKSELNREVGKLIAKRTNKEVELETPDILVTLDLANEEVILQVRSVYILGRYRKFVRTIPQTRWPCRSCKGKGCEACNFTGKQYPESVDELTKAPVIEALKCMDTKFHGAGREDIDALMLGTGRPFVVEAVEPLLRTCDLKEVEKQINDQAEGKIEVIGLTFTPKGTIEALKTSKADKVYNLKVTFKEQIPEEKLRSAINELIGAQIGQRTPQRVSHRRADLVRKRTVHDMKLNELTEDHAMIEVHCEGGLYVKELISSDEGRTVPSLTGLIGTQATVAELDVIGVDI; encoded by the coding sequence GTGAACATACTCGATACTGCAAAGAAGATCGTCCAGGAAGGACCTATTTGTGACCACTGTATGGGAAGACAGTTTGCAAAGCTCTCCACCGGACTGACCAATGACCAAAGGGGAAGTGCCATTAAGCTGGCACTTGCCATGGAAGGAGACCGCCTGAGAAAGGACGAGGGTGACAAGGAGATACTGGAAGAGCTGAGCAGCTCAAGTGTCAACGCCCGCAAATCATTGAGAAAAGAAGGCGAAGATGAGAAATGCTGGGTATGCCTGGGACTTTTTGAGAAGCTTGACGATTGGGCTGAAAGGGCCGAGATCGCACTGAAGAATTATGAGTATTCCACATTCCTTGTGGGAACAAAGATGAGCGGGCTCCTGAGCGAGAACGAGGAGATCCTCTGGACCGAGTCTGAAGCAACCCATGCAGAGCAGTTCAAGTCCGAGCTTAACCGTGAAGTGGGCAAGCTCATAGCAAAAAGGACGAACAAGGAAGTAGAGCTTGAGACACCTGATATACTTGTAACACTGGACCTTGCTAATGAGGAAGTAATTCTCCAGGTCCGCTCGGTCTATATCCTCGGAAGGTACAGGAAGTTCGTGCGAACCATCCCGCAGACACGCTGGCCATGCCGATCATGCAAAGGAAAGGGATGTGAGGCCTGCAACTTCACAGGAAAGCAGTACCCTGAATCCGTGGATGAGCTTACCAAAGCTCCTGTTATCGAGGCCCTCAAATGCATGGACACTAAGTTCCACGGTGCAGGCCGTGAGGATATCGATGCACTTATGCTGGGAACCGGCAGGCCTTTCGTTGTAGAGGCTGTGGAACCACTGCTCAGGACATGTGACCTCAAGGAAGTTGAGAAACAGATCAATGACCAGGCTGAGGGCAAGATCGAAGTTATCGGCCTTACCTTTACACCAAAGGGCACTATCGAGGCTTTGAAGACCTCAAAGGCGGATAAAGTTTATAACCTTAAAGTTACATTCAAAGAGCAAATTCCAGAAGAGAAGCTCAGATCGGCAATCAATGAACTAATTGGTGCACAGATCGGCCAGAGAACACCACAGCGTGTTTCCCACAGGAGAGCGGATCTGGTACGTAAGCGAACGGTTCATGACATGAAGCTTAATGAACTGACAGAAGACCATGCAATGATCGAAGTCCATTGCGAGGGTGGTCTTTATGTCAAGGAATTAATATCCAGTGACGAAGGCAGGACAGTGCCAAGCCTTACAGGACTTATCGGAACCCAGGCAACTGTTGCCGAGCTGGACGTTATCGGTGTCGATATCTAA
- a CDS encoding CNNM domain-containing protein: MNDIIIWLLILLCLSQSALFSGLTIGLFGLSRLRLEIEAEAHNIHAIKVLKLRKDPHLLLSTLLWGNVGVNVLLTLLTDSVMIGSSAFIFSTVFITCFGEILPQAYFTRNALKMGASLTPIVKFYIMLLYPVTKPSAMVLDRWLGTEKLEFFKETSLRIMLQKHIREDTSDIDRLEGVGALNFLSLDDLSIKQEGSIIDQNSIIEIESYNNRPIFPEIGTPEFEELLQKIAKPAKKWIIAVDENDHPVVAIDSTSFIRDAIYKRPFYPLRYCHVPIIVKSPKEKIGDVIHKLKVYPVDSEDDVIDNDLILYWNDEDPEKIVITGSDILGRLFRGIVNRMR, from the coding sequence AGCCGCCTCAGGCTTGAGATCGAGGCTGAAGCTCACAACATACATGCAATAAAGGTCCTGAAGCTGAGAAAAGACCCGCACTTGCTGCTTTCCACCCTTTTGTGGGGTAATGTGGGTGTCAACGTACTGCTCACCCTCTTAACGGACTCAGTAATGATAGGTAGCTCTGCTTTCATCTTCTCCACGGTATTCATTACCTGTTTCGGAGAGATCCTTCCACAGGCATATTTCACTAGGAATGCCCTGAAGATGGGAGCTTCACTGACACCTATTGTAAAATTCTACATAATGCTGTTGTATCCTGTCACAAAACCTTCCGCAATGGTGCTTGACAGATGGCTTGGTACGGAGAAACTTGAGTTCTTCAAGGAGACATCCCTTAGGATAATGCTGCAGAAGCACATCAGGGAGGATACCAGTGACATCGACAGGCTGGAAGGCGTTGGTGCCCTCAATTTCCTTTCACTGGATGACCTCAGCATAAAGCAGGAAGGTTCCATTATAGACCAGAATTCCATAATTGAGATCGAATCATATAACAATCGACCGATCTTCCCCGAGATAGGGACCCCGGAGTTCGAGGAACTGCTACAGAAGATAGCCAAACCTGCCAAGAAGTGGATAATCGCTGTCGATGAAAACGATCATCCTGTCGTGGCCATCGATTCCACGTCGTTCATAAGGGATGCGATCTACAAAAGGCCATTCTATCCACTAAGATATTGCCATGTCCCTATAATCGTAAAAAGCCCTAAGGAAAAAATAGGGGATGTAATCCATAAGCTGAAGGTATATCCTGTCGATTCAGAGGATGATGTCATCGATAACGACCTCATACTTTACTGGAACGACGAAGATCCTGAAAAGATCGTCATAACAGGTTCTGACATCCTTGGTCGGCTGTTCAGGGGTATCGTAAACAGGATGAGATAA
- the trmY gene encoding tRNA (pseudouridine(54)-N(1))-methyltransferase TrmY, giving the protein MRDFVIIAHKAVTKGDFSLNDMPGSAGRMDILCRCINSSLFLSHDLRRDVQVHLVLLGDPDPGKIVRFDGEYIRYLNPDERSAGSLIKKALQKEAGERETRSTPGVFMRKGGLDTLLSEFSEKGRRFIYLHENGKDIREMTDLDDNAVFILGDHVGVTEEEEQMIDEKGAETISLGPIPLHADHCIILINNEIDRTMAEKVQ; this is encoded by the coding sequence ATGCGAGATTTTGTGATAATTGCCCATAAAGCTGTGACAAAAGGCGACTTTTCCCTGAACGACATGCCCGGTTCAGCCGGCCGCATGGACATCCTTTGCAGATGCATCAACTCATCGTTGTTCCTGTCCCATGACCTGAGAAGGGACGTTCAGGTACACCTCGTACTGCTTGGCGATCCGGATCCCGGGAAGATAGTACGTTTTGATGGTGAATACATAAGATATCTTAACCCTGACGAAAGAAGCGCGGGATCGCTTATTAAAAAAGCACTCCAGAAGGAAGCCGGGGAAAGGGAGACACGCTCCACGCCGGGAGTTTTCATGAGAAAGGGCGGACTTGACACCCTCCTGTCCGAGTTCAGTGAAAAAGGGCGCAGGTTCATCTACCTGCACGAGAACGGAAAGGATATCCGTGAGATGACGGACCTTGACGACAATGCTGTATTCATACTTGGTGACCATGTGGGCGTCACGGAAGAGGAAGAGCAGATGATAGATGAAAAGGGTGCAGAAACAATCTCACTGGGCCCGATACCATTACATGCAGACCACTGCATAATACTGATCAACAATGAGATCGACAGGACAATGGCAGAGAAGGTCCAGTAA
- a CDS encoding RNA polymerase Rpb4 family protein translates to MIVKQVQSEELLTVSEVKEILNDIMEERTERGEELGYELRKAINHADMFAKINAEKSRELVNKLLELEKMKPEIAIHIADIVPQSRDELRALYAKERFTLTEEELDAILNLVLESME, encoded by the coding sequence ATGATAGTCAAACAAGTTCAGAGTGAAGAGTTATTGACTGTTTCCGAAGTCAAGGAAATACTTAACGATATAATGGAAGAGCGCACGGAACGTGGCGAAGAACTGGGATACGAGCTACGTAAGGCCATCAACCATGCAGACATGTTCGCAAAGATCAACGCGGAAAAGTCCAGAGAACTTGTGAACAAACTTCTTGAGCTGGAGAAGATGAAACCTGAGATCGCAATCCATATTGCTGATATCGTTCCTCAGAGCAGGGATGAGCTCAGGGCCCTTTATGCAAAAGAGAGATTTACCCTGACCGAAGAAGAGCTGGATGCAATATTGAATCTGGTGCTTGAGTCAATGGAATAA